A window of Apium graveolens cultivar Ventura chromosome 8, ASM990537v1, whole genome shotgun sequence contains these coding sequences:
- the LOC141677654 gene encoding uncharacterized protein LOC141677654, whose amino-acid sequence MKEAIRMVLESIYDPEFPDTSHFRSGRGCHSALRRIKGEWGTSRWFLEFDIRKCFHTIDRHRLIPIFKEEIDDPKFFYPIQKVFSAGRLVGGEKGPYSVPHSVLLSALPGNIYLHKLDQEIGRIRQKYEIPIVQRIRSVLLKTGRIDDQENSGEETSFNAPQDNRAFIVGRVKSIQRKAAFHSLVSSWHTPPTSTPRLRGDQKTPFVFPPSSALAALLNKPSSLLCAAFLIEAAGLTPKAEFYGRERCNNNLAMRDFFKYCKRKSLLIEPGREAILVIRSERGLARKLAPLKSHYLIRICYARYADDLLLGIVGAVELLIEIQKRIAHFLQSGLNLWVGSAGSTTIAARSTIEFLGAVIREVPPRTTPIQLLRELEKRLRVKHRIHITACRLRSAIHSKFRNLGNSIPIKELTKGMSGTGSLLDAVQLAETLGTAGVRSPQVSVLWGAVKHIRQESRGISLLHSSGQSKVPSDVQQAVSRSVMSVRKLSLYTPASRKAAGEGGGHWARSISSEFPIQIEAPIKKILRRLRDRGLISRRRPWPIHAACLTNVSDGDIVNWSAGIAISPLSYYRCRDNLYQVRTIVDHQLRWSAIFTPAHKHKSSARNIIPKYSKDSNIVNQEGGKTLAEFPNSIELGKLGPGQDPNNKEHSTTSLV is encoded by the coding sequence ATGAAAGAGGCGATCAGAATGGTACTCGAATCCATTTACGATCCCGAGTTTCCAGACACATCGCACTTCCGCTCGGGTCGAGGCTGCCACTCGGCCCTAAGACGGATCAAAGGAGAGTGGGGAACCTCTCGCTGGTTTTTGGAATTCGACATCAGGAAGTGTTTTCACACCATCGACCGACATCGACTCATCCCAATCTTTAAGGAAGAGATCGACGATCCCAAGTTCTTTTACCCCATTCAGAAAGTCTTTTCCGCCGGACGACTCGTAGGAGGTGAGAAGGGCCCTTACTCCGTCCCACACAGTGTATTACTATCGGCCCTACCAGGCAACATCTACCTACACAAGCTCGATCAGGAGATAGGGAGGATCCGACAGAAGTACGAAATTCCGATTGTTCAGAGAATCAGATCGGTTCTATTAAAGACAGGTCGTATTGATGACCAAGAAAACTctggagaagaaacaagcttCAACGCTCCCCAAGACAACAGAGCCTTCATTGTGGGGAGGGTAAAGAGCATCCAACGCAAAGCGGCCTTTCATTCCCTTGTTTCGTCGTGGCACACCCCCCCCACAAGCACCCCCCGGCTCAGGGGGGACCAGAAAACGCCTTTCGTTTTCCCCCCTTCGTCGGCCCTTGCCGCCCTCCTTAACAAGCCCTCGAGCCTCCTTTGCGCCGCCTTCCTCATAGAAGCCGCCGGGTTGACCCCGAAGGCCGAATTCTATGGTAGAGAACGCTGTAATAATAATTTGGCCATGAGAGACTTTTTTAAGTATTGCAAAAGAAAGAGCCTGCTGATAGAGCCAGGCAGGGAGGCGATACTAGTTATCAGGTCAGAGAGAGGCCTGGCCCGTAAGCTGGCCCCCTTAAAAAGCCATTACTTAATAAGGATTTGTTACGCGCGATATGCCGACGACTTACTGCTGGGAATCGTGGGTGCCGTAGAGCTTCTCATAGAAATACAAAAACGGATCGCCCACTTCCTACAATCCGGCCTGAACCTTTGGGTAGGCTCTGCAGGATCAACAACAATAGCTGCACGGAGTACGATAGAATTCCTCGGTGCGGTCATTCGGGAAGTCCCTCCGAGGACGACTCCCATACAACTCTTGCGAGAGCTGGAGAAGCGTCTACGGGTAAAGCACCGTATCCATATAACTGCTTGCCGCCTACGCTCCGCCATCCATTCCAAGTTTAGGAACCTAGGTAATAGTATCCCGATCAAAGAGCTGACGAAGGGGATGAGCGGAACAGGGAGTCTACTGGACGCGGTTCAACTAGCGGAGACTCTTGGAACAGCTGGAGTAAGAAGTCCCCAAGTGAGCGTATTATGGGGGGCCGTCAAGCACATCCGGCAAGAATCAAGGGGGATCTCGTTGTTGCATAGCTCAGGTCAAAGCAAGGTGCCCTCGGACGTTCAACAGGCAGTCTCACGATCGGTCATGAGTGTTCGGAAGCTGTCATTGTATACTCCCGCGAGTCGGAAGGCGGCGGGGGAAGGAGGGGGACACTGGGCGAGATCTATCAGCAGCGAATTCCCCATACAAATAGAGGCGCCTATCAAAAAGATACTCCGAAGGCTTCGGGATCGAGGTCTCATTAGCCGAAGAAGACCCTGGCCAATCCACGCGGCCTGCTTGACGAACGTCAGCGACGGAGACATCGTAAATTGGTCCGCGGGCATCGCGATAAGTCCTCTGTCCTACTACAGGTGCCGCGACAATCTTTACCAAGTCCGAACGATTGTCGACCACCAGCTCCGCTGGTCTGCAATATTCACCCCGGCCCACAAGCACAAATCCTCGGCGCGGAATATAATCCCAAAGtactccaaagactcaaatatAGTCAATCAAGAAGGTGGTAAGACCCTTGCAGAGTTCCCCAACAGCATAGAGCTTGGGAAGCTCGGACCCGGTCAAGATCCGAACAACAAGGAGCACTCAACTACTAGTCTAGTCTAG